In a genomic window of Gloeocapsopsis dulcis:
- a CDS encoding ATP-binding protein → MSQSKDDSIVQSIDLTAYDKEFLHLSGSVQPHGILFALKEPQLEIIQVSDNTFELLGFQPQELLNKSLKDFLTAQELLFIEGCLLKDFESVNPIKLSLNNSAKVKNFDGILHRCDNILILELEPKLTQEERDFIRFYHFVKGAIAKMQNASTLSELCQNITQEVQKLTGFDRVMIYQFDGKQAGKVVAEEKREDLPSYLGLHYPASDIPEQAKKLYTLNHLRLIPDINSQPKQLIPPYNSITNKPLDLSYAVLRSVSPCHLEYLKNMGVTASMSISLNKDKKLWGLIACHHYSPKYVSYEVRTACEFLGQVMSLELTNKEENEKLDYKIKLKTIQSKFIETMPSTENFMDGLVKDKTDLLSLVDAQGVAICNNGDFSLAGNTPNKSDLHDLLEWVEAKIDNDIFYTDCLSKIYPTAEKFKHVGSGLIVLSISQMQKNYVLWFRPEMIQTVNWGGNPQQSVVVEQDGRLSPRKSFELWQETVRSQSLPWKPREIDAVLELRSAIVSIVLRKADELARINIELARSNNELDAFAYIASHDLKEPLRGIHNYSNFLIEDYAEILNAEGVSKLQTLVRLTQRMEDLINSLLHFSRLGRVELSVQQTDLNELVSNVIDVLSISLKESHVEIHIPRPLPAIYCDKVQVSEVFSNLITNAIKYNDKATKKVEIGFLDGNHSKKELPTVFYVKDSGIGIKEKYFDAIFRIFKRLHTVHKYGGGTGAGLTIAKKIVERHNGEIWVESTYGKGSTFYFTLQGKGG, encoded by the coding sequence ATGAGTCAGAGTAAAGACGATAGTATAGTCCAATCAATCGATTTAACGGCATATGATAAAGAATTTCTTCACCTTTCTGGATCAGTTCAGCCACACGGTATCCTTTTCGCGTTAAAAGAGCCTCAGCTAGAAATTATTCAAGTTAGTGATAATACATTTGAGCTACTTGGTTTTCAGCCACAAGAGTTACTTAATAAAAGCTTAAAAGATTTCTTAACGGCTCAAGAACTTCTTTTTATAGAAGGATGTTTATTAAAAGATTTTGAAAGTGTTAATCCGATCAAACTCTCTTTAAATAATAGCGCCAAAGTTAAAAATTTTGATGGCATACTTCATCGCTGTGATAACATATTAATTCTTGAATTAGAACCTAAACTAACCCAAGAAGAGAGAGATTTTATCCGATTTTATCATTTTGTCAAAGGTGCGATCGCCAAGATGCAAAATGCATCTACTCTATCGGAGTTGTGTCAAAATATCACCCAAGAGGTACAAAAACTTACGGGTTTTGATCGAGTTATGATTTATCAGTTTGATGGCAAACAAGCTGGTAAAGTTGTTGCTGAAGAAAAACGCGAAGACTTACCTAGTTATTTAGGTTTACATTATCCAGCGTCTGATATTCCTGAACAAGCCAAAAAACTTTATACACTCAATCACCTGCGACTAATTCCTGATATTAATTCTCAACCAAAACAATTAATTCCCCCGTATAATTCTATTACAAATAAACCACTTGATCTCAGCTATGCAGTTTTAAGAAGCGTTTCTCCTTGCCATTTAGAGTATCTCAAAAACATGGGCGTTACCGCTTCCATGTCAATCTCATTAAATAAAGATAAAAAATTATGGGGTTTAATTGCTTGTCATCATTACTCACCTAAGTATGTCTCCTATGAAGTTCGGACTGCATGTGAGTTTTTAGGACAAGTCATGTCTTTAGAATTAACTAATAAAGAAGAAAATGAAAAACTAGACTACAAAATAAAATTAAAGACAATTCAATCCAAATTTATTGAAACAATGCCTTCGACTGAAAATTTCATGGATGGTTTAGTCAAGGATAAAACTGACTTATTAAGTTTAGTAGATGCTCAAGGTGTGGCAATTTGTAATAATGGCGACTTCTCACTTGCAGGAAACACACCGAATAAAAGCGATCTTCACGATCTGCTGGAATGGGTAGAGGCGAAGATTGATAATGACATTTTTTATACAGATTGCTTATCGAAGATTTATCCGACAGCGGAGAAATTTAAGCATGTAGGGAGTGGTTTAATTGTCTTATCGATTTCTCAGATGCAAAAAAACTATGTATTGTGGTTTCGCCCAGAAATGATTCAAACAGTCAACTGGGGTGGCAATCCACAGCAATCTGTGGTAGTTGAACAAGATGGTAGATTATCGCCGCGTAAATCATTTGAATTATGGCAAGAAACAGTGCGATCGCAGTCTTTACCGTGGAAACCACGTGAAATCGATGCTGTTTTAGAACTACGGAGTGCGATCGTCTCAATTGTATTGCGTAAAGCAGACGAACTTGCCAGAATTAATATCGAGTTAGCGCGTAGCAACAATGAACTTGATGCTTTTGCTTATATTGCTTCCCACGACTTGAAAGAACCGCTGCGAGGAATTCACAACTACTCAAACTTCTTGATTGAAGATTATGCCGAGATATTGAATGCTGAAGGAGTATCAAAACTACAAACATTGGTACGTCTGACGCAGCGGATGGAAGACTTAATTAATTCATTACTACATTTTTCCCGTTTAGGACGAGTGGAACTTTCTGTACAGCAGACGGATTTGAATGAGTTAGTCAGTAACGTTATTGATGTTTTAAGTATTAGTTTAAAAGAATCTCATGTAGAAATTCACATTCCTCGTCCGTTGCCAGCTATATATTGTGATAAAGTTCAGGTGAGTGAGGTGTTTAGTAACTTAATTACTAATGCAATTAAATATAACGATAAAGCAACTAAAAAAGTAGAAATTGGTTTTTTAGATGGCAATCATAGCAAAAAAGAACTACCTACAGTTTTCTATGTAAAAGATAGTGGAATTGGTATCAAAGAAAAATATTTTGATGCAATTTTTCGGATTTTTAAACGATTACACACAGTTCATAAATATGGTGGTGGAACAGGTGCTGGTTTAACTATTGCTAAAAAAATTGTAGAGCGTCATAACGGAGAAATTTGGGTGGAATCAACATACGGAAAAGGCAGTACTTTTTATTTCACTTTGCAAGGTAAAGGTGGATAA
- the cydB gene encoding cytochrome d ubiquinol oxidase subunit II — METLEYFLPQVWFAILALFLFLYVMLDGFDLGVGILSLTSSDEERRGLLMTSLSNIWDANETWLVLMGGGLFGAFPLAYATILSALYIPILTMVFGFIFRGVAFEFRELSNRKFFWNIAFGAGSFTAALGQGFALGSVLKGIKVDETGHFIGSTWDWLSWQSVLVALTLIQGYVLIGSTYLVWKTEGALQETHYKTAKLAAWTTLIGAVLITITTPIFYVSVRSRLFDRPLVYVFAVIPLVGVWLIWQLLQSLNRKEERAPFVWTILLFLLTFIGLALVVFPYIIPTRITIYEAAADPSSLVVMIIFIGFLIPVMLFYNLYQYVVFRGKVTDGSYGE; from the coding sequence ATGGAAACACTAGAGTATTTTTTACCTCAGGTGTGGTTTGCAATTTTAGCCTTGTTTCTCTTCCTCTATGTCATGTTAGATGGATTTGATTTGGGAGTTGGAATTTTATCGCTAACCTCGTCAGATGAAGAACGCCGAGGATTATTGATGACTAGCTTAAGTAACATTTGGGATGCTAATGAAACATGGCTAGTGTTGATGGGTGGTGGATTATTTGGAGCATTTCCTCTCGCCTATGCGACGATTCTTAGTGCGCTCTATATCCCAATATTGACAATGGTATTTGGGTTTATTTTTCGCGGAGTAGCGTTTGAATTTCGTGAGTTATCAAACCGCAAATTCTTTTGGAATATTGCCTTTGGTGCGGGAAGTTTTACTGCAGCATTAGGTCAAGGTTTTGCACTTGGTAGCGTGTTAAAAGGCATTAAAGTTGATGAAACAGGGCATTTTATCGGTAGTACTTGGGATTGGCTGAGTTGGCAATCAGTATTAGTAGCATTGACGTTGATTCAAGGTTACGTCTTAATTGGTTCAACATATCTTGTGTGGAAAACTGAAGGCGCATTGCAAGAGACTCACTACAAAACTGCAAAACTTGCCGCTTGGACAACATTAATTGGTGCAGTACTCATTACAATCACTACACCGATATTTTATGTAAGTGTGAGAAGTCGTTTGTTTGATCGACCATTGGTGTATGTTTTTGCTGTCATTCCTTTAGTAGGAGTGTGGTTAATTTGGCAACTACTACAAAGCTTGAATCGTAAAGAAGAACGCGCACCTTTTGTTTGGACAATCTTACTTTTTTTACTCACGTTTATTGGACTAGCTTTAGTTGTATTTCCCTACATTATCCCGACTCGAATTACTATCTATGAAGCTGCGGCTGATCCCAGTTCGTTAGTCGTCATGATCATCTTTATTGGTTTTTTGATTCCTGTAATGTTGTTCTACAACTTATATCAATATGTTGTATTTCGCGGCAAAGTGACAGATGGTTCGTATGGGGAATAA